From a single Paenibacillus sp. FSL W8-0426 genomic region:
- a CDS encoding DUF2785 domain-containing protein encodes MNLKEKLILIKENGYQAPHEPFQLVQEMMDNIGSLDAQLRDELIYTTLSHWIAGNTLTANELEQLVPVVLDENHLLYKLGETNTDSVFTRSFSMLVIPLLLIRHRQTPFLSKEQIHQIKEKVFYTIHKERDYRGYDEEKGWAHAIAHAADALDDLAQCSELDQNDLITILNLVYEKMTITERVYSDGEDERLVTPVVSVLNRKILRPTYVEQWIQRFGDVEKEPEFLPTFKQKNNIKNFLKSLYFRIKFHNVDTDLCPTIEHTLYKVDKVYYS; translated from the coding sequence ATGAATTTAAAAGAAAAGTTGATATTAATTAAAGAAAATGGCTACCAAGCACCTCACGAACCATTCCAGTTGGTACAAGAAATGATGGATAACATCGGTTCCTTGGATGCCCAGCTGCGGGATGAGTTAATTTACACAACCTTATCCCATTGGATTGCTGGCAACACTCTAACGGCAAACGAACTGGAACAACTTGTACCTGTCGTTTTGGACGAAAATCATTTGTTATATAAGCTGGGTGAAACCAATACAGACTCCGTCTTCACTCGATCGTTCTCGATGCTGGTTATACCACTTCTGCTCATTAGGCACAGGCAAACCCCTTTTCTTTCAAAAGAGCAGATCCATCAGATCAAAGAGAAGGTGTTTTACACTATACATAAAGAGCGAGATTATCGCGGTTATGATGAAGAGAAGGGCTGGGCCCACGCCATAGCTCATGCAGCAGATGCTTTGGACGATTTGGCTCAATGTTCCGAATTGGATCAAAACGACCTCATAACCATTCTTAATTTGGTTTACGAAAAGATGACCATAACAGAGCGAGTTTACTCCGATGGAGAAGACGAGAGACTGGTAACGCCCGTAGTTAGTGTTCTCAATCGAAAAATACTTCGTCCAACTTATGTGGAGCAATGGATTCAACGTTTTGGTGATGTGGAGAAAGAACCAGAATTTCTGCCTACCTTTAAGCAAAAGAACAATATAAAGAACTTTTTAAAGAGTTTATACTTCCGAATAAAGTTTCACAACGTAGATACCGATCTCTGTCCAACGATTGAGCATACTTTATACAAAGTAGATAAAGTATATTATTCCTAA